The region tcataaagcctACCTAACTAAGGTCTACATAAATGTTACAAAACATCTATAACCGTACGTCATGCTTCATAAAGGGTTCATAAAGCCTACCCAACTAAGCGCTACATAAATGTGTTACAAAACATCTATAACCGTACGTCATGCttcataaaggcttcataaagcctACCCAACTACGTCATGCTTCATAAAGGGTTCATAAAGCCTACCTAACTAAGCGCTACATAAATGTGTTACAAAATATCTATAAACATCTATAACCGTACGTCATGCTTTATAGGATACATAATTGTGACATAGCATGTTGTGCTGCAGGATGACACACGATCTAAAGAGAATTTTACAATTACCTTGATCTAAAGTCACGTTACAATTACCTTGATAAAAGCCCCCCAAAATAAGGAAATTGaaagtgttggacccagtcaggtctataataatataacaaGTGGCTTTCATACTGAAACAAGTAAATATATACCACCAGTACTGAAACCAAGTTACATGTTCCTCAGTACATAAACACGCATACAACGATATAGCAAGTCATACTgcggggtgttggacccagtcaggtctttatacaacgatataacaagtcatactgcgGGGTGTTGAACAAAGTCAGgcctttatataacaagtcatactgtggggtgttggacccagtcaggtctttatataacaagtcatactgtggggtgttggacccagtcaggtctttatataacaagtcatactgtggggtgttggacccagtcaggtctttatataacaagtcatactgcggggtcttggacccagtcaggtatttatataacaagtcatactgcggggtgttggacccagtcaggtctttatacaacaatataacaagtcatactgcggggtgttggacccagtcaggtctttatataacaagtcatactgcgGGGTGTTGAACCCAGTCAGGTCtctatataacaagtcatactgtggggtgttggacccagccaggtctttatataacaagtcatactgtggggtgttggacccagtcaggtctttatataacaagtcatactgtggggtgttggacccagtcaggtctctatataataatataacaagtcatactgtgagATACCATAAATATataccaccagccttcagagataccatgctgtcctgtaaacacataccaccagccttcagagataccatgctgtcctataaacacataccaccagccttcagagataccatgctgtcctgtaaacacataccaccagccttcagagataccatgctgtcctataaacacataccaccagccttcagagataccatgctgtactataaacacataccaccagccttcagagataccatgctgtcctgtaaacacataccaccaaccttcagagataccatgctgtcccgtaaacacataccaccagccttcagagataccatgctgtcctgtaaacacataccaccagccttcagagataccatgctgtactgtaaacacataccaccagccttcagagataccatgctgtcctgtaaacacataccaccagccttcagagataccatgctgtcctgtaaacacataccaccagccttcagagataccatgctgtacCCTAAACACATACCACCGGCCTccagagataccatgctgtaccctaaacacataccaccagcctccagagataccatgctgtaccctaaacacataccaccagccttcagagataccatgcttTACCCTAAACACATACCACCGGCCTccagagataccatgctgtaccctaaacacataccaccagccttcagagataccatgctgtcctgtaaacacataccaccagccttcagagataccatgctgtcctttaaacacataccaccagccttcagagataccatgctgtcccgtaaacacataccaccagccttcagagataccatgctgtactataaacacataccaccagccttcagagataccatgctgtactataaacacataccaccagccttcagagataccatgctgtcctgtaaacacataccaccagccttcagagataccatgctgtacCATAAATacataccaccagccttcagagataccatgctgtcctgtaaacacataccaccagccttcagagataccatgctgtcctgtaaacacataccaccgaccttcagagataccatgctgtacCATAAATacataccaccagccttcagagataccatgctgtcctgtaaacacataccaccagccttcagagataccatgctgtcctgtaaacacataccaccagccatcagagataccatgctgtcctgtaaacacataccaccagccatcagagataccatgctgtactataaacacataccaccagccatcagagataccatgctgtcctgtaaacacataccaccagccatcagagataccatgctgtcctgtaaacacataccaccagccttcagagataccatgctgtcctgtaaacacataccaccagccttcagagataccatgctgtcctgtaaacacataccaccagccttcagagataccatgctgtcctgaaaacacataccaccagccttcagagataccatgctgtcctgtaaacacataccgccaaccttcagagataccatgctgtcctgtaaacacataccaccagccttcagagataccatgctgtacCCTAAACACATACCACCGGCCTccagagataccatgctgtacCCTAAACACATACCACCGGCCTCCAGAGATACCATGCTGTTctgtaaacacataccaccagccttcagagataccatgctgtacCCTAAACACATACCACCGGCCTccagagataccatgctgtaccctaaacacataccaccagcctccagagataccatgctgtaccctaaacacataccaccagccttcagagataccatgctgtacCCTAAACACATACCACCGGCCTccagagataccatgctgtaccctaaacacataccaccagccttcagagataccatgctgtcctgtaaacacataccaccagccttcagagataccatgctgtccttTAAACcataccaccagccttcagagataccatgctgtcctgtaaacacataccaccagccttcagagataccatgctgtcctgtaaacacataccaccagccttcagagataccatgctgtcctgtaaacgcataccaccagccttcagagataccatgctgtcctgtaaacacataccaccagccttcagagataccatgctgtcctataaacacataccaccaaccttcagagataccatgctgtcctgtaaacacataccaccagccttcagagataccatgctgtcctataaacacataccaccaaccttcagagataccatgctgtacTATAAATACATACCACCAGCCTTGGTTTTAGGTCAATATAGTATGTTTTAAAAGCTGTGGGAAAACCAGAAAAAAAACGGGGAAATCTGAAACCTGGAAAAACAAAACCGAGGAAACGTAGTATAGGTGGGAACCCCCCCCCCCGGAATTCAGCCAAAAAATACATACGGATTTTAACGGACCCCACCAATGTTTTTGGTGAAGAACTGCACTTTAGAGTGTGTGATTCTGCAGCATTCTGGGGACAGTTGAGATCAGGTCCACTATTGGCTGTGCGCCCAAGAGGGAAAGAGGTTGGGCCTGTCCTACAAAGGGTTTAGAGTAATATAACACACGGGCGTTTATCCACAGCCATTTGCAGTCACGCGCCAATACATTTTTACATACGGGTGGAAGTCTAACCCACCATGCTGGTGTTGCAATTCTCTACCAAGATGCATGATGGGTTATCAATTCATTTGTGATGCCTCAATTTAATATGATTTATAAAGCCGTTATTAAACATTGCTTATGCCACCCTTGATAAAGAACAGGTTTATGTCATCTTTGACATAGATTTATTTAATTACACCaactttgtttttttgtttcacTTTTTTTATGCGCTTTGAGATTATTTCCTGTAATGAAACAGCTAAATAAGCAAATTATTCTTATTACTATAAACATATATAGGCAATTTATAATGCATTGTAATCCATACAGTATCAGTCGTAATACGTTATGATACATCATCAATCCGCGACAGAACCTGTAGGTCTGCTTCTCTTCTCGGTCCAGAGATGTGGACACGGTCAGCACGCCGGTCAGCCTCTCCAGGAGGAACACGGAGGGGGCGTCTGACCCCAGCGTGTAGATGACCTCTCCTCTGGCCTCACTGTCCTGGTCTGTGGCCTGGAGCTGGGTCAGGAAGCTGTTGGGAGGGTTATTCTCCTCCACGGAGACCTGAGAATGAAATAAGTGTTAACAAGGACTCTAATAATAAGTATGGTGTTATCAAGGACTCTGATAATAAGTATGGTGTTATCAAGGACTCTAATAATAAGTATGGTGTTATCAAGGACTCTAATAATAAGGACTCTAATAATAAGTATGGTGTTATCAAGGACTCTAATAATACGTATGGTGTTATCAAGGACTCTGATAATAAGTATGGTGTTATCAAGGACTCTAATAATAAGTATGGTGTTATCAAGGACTCTAATAATAAGTATGGTGTTATCAAGGACTCTAATAATAAGTATGGTGTTATCAAGGACTCTAATAATAAGTATGGTGTTATCAAGGACTCTAATAATAAGTATGGTGTTATCAAGGACTCTGATAATAAGTATGGTGTTATCAAGGACTCTAATAATAAGTATGGTGTTATCAAGGACTCTAATAATAAGTATGGTGTTATCAAGGACTCTAATAATAAGTATGGTGTTAACAAGGACTAATAATAAGTATGGTGTTATCAAGGACTCTGATAATAAGTATGGTGTTATCAAGGACTCTAATAATAAGTATGGTGTTAACAAAGACTCTAATAATAAGTATGGTGTTATCAAGGACTCTAATAATACGTATGGTGTTATCAAGGACTCTGATAATAAGTATGGTGTTATCAAGGACTCTAATAATAAGTATGGTGTTATCAAGGACTCTAATAATAAGTATGGTGTTATCAAGGACTCTAATAATAAGTATGGTGTTATCAAGGACTCTAATAATAAGTATGGTGTTAACAAGGACTAATAATAAGTATGGTGTTATCAAGGACTCTGATAATAAGTATGGTGTTATCAAGGACTCTAATAATAAGTATGGTGTTAACAAGGACTCTGATAATAAGTATGGTGTTATCAAGGACTCTGATAATAAGTATGATGTTATCAAGGAATCAAATAAGTaggtaaatatataaataaataagtacattttaaaatacatttgtaaATAGTATAATAAATaagtacattttaaaataaatatataataccTAAATACTAAAATACATTTGTAAATACTATAATAAATAAGTAAACACTAAAATAATTGTGTAAATACTGTAATAATAAGTAAATGCTATAATAAATAAAtgcattttaaaatacatttgtaaATTCTAAAATAAATAGGTAAATACTGAAATAAATACGTGAGAAGACCTTTTTTAGATTTTATTAGTCAACAACAATTatttttcaacaacaaaagaatccTCTATATTTTGTATTATTGTACTGAAATGGCTTAAGAAAATCAACGTACTATAAATAATATGCTCAATGTTTCATGTCCAAACCCTAACCGTAAACATAGAAACATTCATGCGTTCATAAATACATTCACTCACCTCATACAGAGACTGTTTGAAGACTGGCGCGTTGTCGTTCTCATCCAGAACCAGGATCTTAACGAAGGTCTTAATGGCGAGACCTCTGGGGTTCCTGAGCACTACGGTCAGCTCGTAGTCCTGCCTCTGCTCGTGGTCCAGCGACTCCGTCGTCTCTAACAGATACTCGTTCTTCAACCGTTTGTAAGGTGTCAGTCGGAACGGGCCGAATCCTTCAAGTAGACATTCCGTCCCTGGTCCTCTCTGGTCCGTGTTCGACACAGTGAAAAACGCGATCGGGGAAAACGGCGGTTCGGACTCCTTCATCTTGACCACGCCGTCTTTCTCCGCCGCGATGTAGCGCGGCATAATAACAGGCGGACCGGAAGCTACCCGGATCACGTGCACCGTCACCGTGGCGACGGCAGGGACGCAACCAGGCCCGTTGGCGAGGACAGTGAGTTTGTAGTACTTCCCGGTTGCGGTGTTGATCTGACCGGCCAGTTTGATCACTCCGGTAATCCGGTCCAGATGGAACAGAGCTCTAGCCTCCCGGGGAACGCGGTCGCTGTACGCATAGCTGATCACGGCGTTGGCGCCCTGGTCTGGGTCGAAGGCGTGTAACCTGGACAGGTGCTCTCCTTTAGTCGTATTCCCGTAGAGCGTCACGTTGACCTGTGACTCTGTGAACTGAGGACAGTTATCGTTGACATCAGTGATTATAATCCTTAACGTGGCGGTGCCAAGGAGAGGTGGCAACCCACCGTCCTCTGCTATAATATCCGTTACGTATTCTTCCCGTCGTTCCCGGTCCAGCTCGTCGGTCACGATGAGGAAGGGTGTCAGCTCACCCCCCTCGTTCTCCTCTACGTCCAGAGTGAACACCCCAAAGTCGTTGACCAGCCAGTAAGTCTGAACCCCGTGAAACCCCAGATCGGGGTCTGTCGCTGACTGCTCCACCGCGAACCTCGCATTGACCTGGGTGTTCTCCGGGACGGAAACCCTAATCTCGCCCGTCGGGAAGCGCGGACGGTTATCGTTAACGTCCTCGACCAAGATTTTGACCTTAACCAGCTGGAAATACTGCTGGGGTAGAACGAAAACATCCAGGGAGAGGACGCAGCCCTGGTTGTACTCCGAGGAGTCGGGGCAGAGCGTCTCCCTGTCGATCTCTTTGCCAGACGTAAACAGCTGTCCCGTAGTGCTGTTCAGAGTGACATACTGATCACTGGGCTTCTTCTGGGGCAGATTGAATAAAACATGGGGATCGAGGGATAAATCCAAGTGTAGGTCGGAGCCCATGGACCCGATGAGTGTCCCTGAGGGTAATCCTTCTTTTATCTTATAGACCAGCTCTTTCGCTTGGCTGAAATTAGCAAAACAGCAGAGGGGGCTGGTGTAAAGGAGGAGTATACACAAACCCTGAAATACAGACACAGTACAGAAACATGGGGGTTTAACAAATAGACTTCCAGACATGAGAGAATCAGTctcagggggggggggacaacaaACATGTTGACCAATACAGTTATATTATGGAGTCAATAGCCTACAATGTAAAGAAAATCACTGATTAAATTAGACTTTCTAAACAGGCACATATAtgctttcattttttttaaaatacACATTTTTTACTCTTTAACTCTTTAAATAATAACATGTAGAACGTAGTCTAGGCTTTGAACCACAGACATTAAGATGTATTGAAAATAACACGTATTGAAAGTAGCACGTTACTACTCATCAATTACACGACACACGTCGAAGTTGCCAGTTGATTTAAGCGCAAGCCAAACTCTCATTTGACATTGAACTatgaggtttaaaaaaataataataaaaagctttctctcttcattttttttttcttcatagaAAGACTACTTTTACAAGACAACAATGAGAAAACACTTACCCACAGTACTCCTCTCGAGCTAAGTCCGGGTCCTGTTTTGTTGAACATGTTTATTCCACCTGGCGCGACGTGGTTTGACCTACAGACCGGAGCAGAGAGCCCGGAGCTAAACTGAGTTGATCACCGTAGCAGCAGCACATAGCCTCTGCAGAGTTCGTTGCTGTCTTGTCGCCTTCTGAACTGAACAGAGTCATTCATCGACAACACTGAGTCAGGAACACGCCCACAATATGCAAATAACCCCCCTGACGGCAACCAATGAGATTAGACAGCCGCTGGGATGGGCAGGGAGAGGCGGTTCAAGGATCGAGCCCTGTTTTTTTGCAGAGagagggattgtgtgtgtgtgtgtgtgtgtgtgtgtgtgtgtgtgtgtgtgtgtgtgtgtgtgtgtgtgtgtgtgtgtgtgtgtgtgtgtgtgtgtgtgtgtgtgtgtgtgtgtgtgtgtgtgtgtgtgtgtgtgtgtgtgtgtgtgtgtgtgtgtgtgtgtgtgtgtgttcaaaacAGAGAGAAGAAGTACCCTTAGTAAGTAATAGTTGTGGTGTTTGGAGCCTGTTATTTCATAGAGCACATGAACCCAACCGTTATAAAATGTACATGTAACCTTAATGACCTGTATGTAGATGATGATGAGTGTAGGATGTTGTACTACACCAATTACAACACTTGAGAATCTTGTGTGTTTGAATTCTTGGAAATTATATGCTTTAAACAATGACCTCATAGCAGTATGTTTACAACATGAAATGTCCCCTACAGCAGTATGTTtccattaacaccatactgtaggactgtagatcattaacaccatactgtagatcattaacaccatactgtagatcattaacaccatactgtaggactgtagatcattaacaccatactgtaggtcattaacaccatactgtagatcattaacaccatactgtagatcattaacaacatactgtagatcattaacaccatactgtaggtcattaacaccatactgtagatcattaacaccatactgtagatcattaacaccatactgtagatcattaacaccatactgtaggactgtagatcattaacaccatactatagatcattaacaccatactgtaggactgtagatcattaacaccatactgtagatcattaacaccatactatagatcattaacaccatactgtaggactgtagatcattaacaccatactgtaggactgtagatcattaacaccatactgtaggactgtagatcattaacaccatactgtagatcattaacaccatactgtaggtcattaacaccatactgtaggactgtagatcattaacaccatactgtaggtcattaacaccatactgtaggtcattaacaccatactgtaggtcattaacaccatactgtaggtcattaacaccatactgtaggtcattaacaccatactgtagatcattaacaccatactgtaggactgtagatcattaacaccatactgtagatcattaacaccatactgtaggactgtagataattaacaccatactgtaggactgtagatcattaacaccatactgtatatcattaacaccatactgtagatcattaacaccatactgtagatcattaacaccatactgtaggactgtagatcattaacaccatactgtagatcattaacaccatactgtaggactgtagatcattaacaccatactgtaggtcattaacaccatactgtagatcattaacaccatactgtagatcattaacaccatactgtaggactgtagatcattaacaccatactgtagatcattaacaccatactgtagatcattaacaccatactgtaggactgtagatcattaacaccatactgtagatcattaacaccatactgtaggtcattaacaccatactgtagatcattaacaccatactgtagatcattaacaccatactgtagatcattaacaccatactatagatcattaacaccatactgtaggtcattaacaccatactgtagatcattaacaccatactgtaggactgtagatcattaacaccatactgtaggtcattaacaccatactgtaaatcattaacaccatactgtaggtcattaacaccatactgtagatcattaacaccataatgtagatcattaacaccatactgtagatcattgaaaccatactgtaggtcattaacaccatactgtaggtcattaacaccatactgtaggtcattaacaccatactgtaggtcattaacaccatactgtaggtcattaacaccatactgtaggactgtaggtcattaacaccatactgtagatcattaacaccatactgtaggtcattaacaccatactgtaggactgtaggtcattaacaccatactgtagatcattaacaccatactgtaggtcattaacaccatactgtagatcattaacaccatactgtaggtcattaacaccatactgtaggtcattaacaccatactgtaggtcattaacaccatactgtaggactgtagatcattaacaccatactgtagatcattaacaccatactgtaggtcattaacaccatactgtaggactgtagatcattaacaccatactgtagatcattaacaccatactgtaggtcattaacaccatactgtaggtcattaacaccatactgtaggactgtagatcattaacaccatactgtagatcattaacaccatactgtagatcattgaaaccatactgtaggtcattaacaccatactgtagatcattaacaccatactgtagatcattgaaaccatactgtaggtcataaacaccatactgtaggtcattaacaccatactgtaggtcattaacaccatactgtaggtcatctggatgtcataaggtgaattcaccaatttgtaagtcgctctggataagagcgtctgccaaatgacttaaatgtaaatgtaattaacaccatactgtaggtcattaacaccatactgtaggtcattaacaccatactgtaggtcattaacaccatactgtagatcattaacaccatactgtatatcattaacaccatactgtagatcattaacaccatactgtaggactgtagatcattaacaccatactgtaggactgtagatcattaacaccatactgtaggtcattaacaccatactgtaggactgtagatcattaacaccatactgtagatcattaacaccatactgtaggtcattaacaccatactgtaggtcattaacaccatactgtaggtcattaacaccatactatagatcattaacaccatactgtatatcattaacaccatactgtaggactgtagatcattaacaccatactgtaggtcccaaatgacaccctattccatacatagtgcactacttttgaccagagcacataGGTGCccgaagtgcactacatagggaggaGAGTACCATTCGGGATGTAGCTGAGGTCTGGGCCGGAGCAGAGGGGAGATGGGTATAGTATCTACCCTATAGAGATTATTCAGTAATCCACCATTAGCAGAAATTAGAGAGTAAATACAGTATTATGGTATAAAAGAGTGTCACAAACACTCATAAATAAttagagataggagagagggagagagagagggggaagaaagagtgggggagaggtggagtggggagagggggagagagagagagagagagggggagagagagagggagagagacagagggagagagagatagagacagagagagagagagagaaagagtgagagagagagaagagagagaaagagagagagagagagagagagagagagagagagagagagagagggagagagagagagagagggggagagagagttaggggagagagagagagtgaggggagagagagagggagagagagagagagagagagagaggagagagagaagggagagagaggggagagatagaaagagagggagaggggagagagagggagagggagagagagagagaggatatatatatatatatatatatatatatatagagagagagatatagagagagacagagagagatatatagagagagggggagagtggagaagaagaagagagagagagagagagagagagagagagagagagagagggggagagtggagaagaagaagaagagagagagagagtgggtgggaagGAGAATGCACCTCATTTCCTTAAATAGTCCGACTCCAACATAATCTGCGTGATGCGTTCTGACCACAGGGCCAGCTGTTAGCTGGGATTGGAAGCATATTGCCTGTCAGATAGTGAGATTGGACTTCTCAGCACGAGGAGGATTGGGACAGAGTCACACAACTCAAAGCTTACGCTGCCTTGATTGAGCAGAAGAGAGTGGACCACTGAgcttgtttacgtgtgtgtgtgtgtgtgtgtgtgtgtgtgtgtgtgtgtgtgcgtgcgtgcgtgcgtgcgtgcgcgcgcgtgcgtgtgcgtgtgcgtgtgcgtgtgcgtgtgcgtgtgcgtgtgtgtgtgtgtatgtgtgtgtgtgt is a window of Oncorhynchus masou masou isolate Uvic2021 chromosome 7, UVic_Omas_1.1, whole genome shotgun sequence DNA encoding:
- the LOC135543121 gene encoding protocadherin-20-like — its product is MFNKTGPGLSSRGVLWGLCILLLYTSPLCCFANFSQAKELVYKIKEGLPSGTLIGSMGSDLHLDLSLDPHVLFNLPQKKPSDQYVTLNSTTGQLFTSGKEIDRETLCPDSSEYNQGCVLSLDVFVLPQQYFQLVKVKILVEDVNDNRPRFPTGEIRVSVPENTQVNARFAVEQSATDPDLGFHGVQTYWLVNDFGVFTLDVEENEGGELTPFLIVTDELDRERREEYVTDIIAEDGGLPPLLGTATLRIIITDVNDNCPQFTESQVNVTLYGNTTKGEHLSRLHAFDPDQGANAVISYAYSDRVPREARALFHLDRITGVIKLAGQINTATGKYYKLTVLANGPGCVPAVATVTVHVIRVASGPPVIMPRYIAAEKDGVVKMKESEPPFSPIAFFTVSNTDQRGPGTECLLEGFGPFRLTPYKRLKNEYLLETTESLDHEQRQDYELTVVLRNPRGLAIKTFVKILVLDENDNAPVFKQSLYEVSVEENNPPNSFLTQLQATDQDSEARGEVIYTLGSDAPSVFLLERLTGVLTVSTSLDREEKQTYRFMVRAVDRGTPRRESIATVVITVLDRNDNSPRFINKDFTFFVPENFPGFGEIGVLSVTDADAGENGWVALSIVNGSDIFVIDAGRGALRARTPLDREQQGTYYLWIEAVDGGEPSLSCLTVVTVLLLDVNDNPPVVLFPQSNQSYMLVLPSTLPGTSITEVYAVDKDTGMNAVIAYSIIKRKGGEPGSFDIDPDTGNITLKRELSDRGLYSLLVKVSDHGQPEPLHSTVLVNLFVNETVSNESYIQSLLTGEAAEIQMEEKQWYVGKLTERPGREDLFPCQPLLIALSVTCLGLFCIVVTLTAYICCKKLKKWRKRQMKRLEVEMPLKMNGDVRDADRKRTEISNI